Proteins encoded together in one candidate division KSB1 bacterium window:
- a CDS encoding site-specific DNA-methyltransferase, whose translation MQNTLFYGDNLKLLRDQRLLPDESVDLIYLDPPFSSNQDYNVLFKEQSGTRAAAQIMAFEDTWKWDTTAESAYEETVTRGGHVGRALEAFERLLGRSDMLAYLAMMAPRLVELKRLLKSTGSIYLHCDPTASHYLKLLMDAIFRPENFRNEITWKRTGAHNDPKKYGANVDIILFYTRSDKWKWNQIYTPHDQEYLSRFRHADPDGRKWADYDLSAKGLTGGGYEYEYKGVTSLWRCPLATMKKLDKARKLHFTRNGGIRLKRYLDENKGTVLQCLWDDIPPINSQAAERLGYPTQKPEALLERIIQVSSNDKDVVLDPFCGCGTAIAVAQRHGRKWIGIDVTHLAIKLIKQRLKDSFGAKAKYAVVGEPVDLASARTLAADDKYEFQWWALSLVDAAPERDERKKGADRGIDGVRTFFDGKSRKPQHIMISVKGGGVSVKDVRDLGHVVEREKAAMGVLITLENPTAAMLKEAVTAGFYHSDYQDTKHRRLQVMTIEDLLAGTELDLPVLARMRSADATYAKAPKAKPPEEENGSLDLE comes from the coding sequence GTGCAAAACACTCTCTTCTACGGCGATAATCTGAAGCTTCTCCGCGACCAACGGCTGTTGCCGGATGAGTCCGTGGACCTGATCTACCTCGATCCGCCCTTCAGCAGCAATCAGGACTACAATGTGCTGTTCAAGGAGCAGAGCGGCACACGCGCGGCGGCACAGATTATGGCTTTCGAGGATACGTGGAAGTGGGATACCACCGCCGAATCGGCCTACGAAGAGACCGTGACTCGCGGCGGCCATGTCGGCCGGGCGCTGGAGGCCTTCGAGCGCTTGCTGGGCCGCAGCGACATGCTCGCCTACCTGGCCATGATGGCTCCGCGGCTGGTCGAACTCAAGCGCCTTTTGAAATCCACGGGTTCTATCTATCTGCACTGCGATCCGACCGCCAGCCATTACCTGAAACTCCTGATGGACGCGATCTTTCGTCCCGAGAATTTTCGCAACGAGATCACCTGGAAGCGCACCGGTGCGCACAATGATCCGAAGAAATACGGCGCCAACGTCGATATCATTCTGTTCTACACCAGGTCCGACAAGTGGAAATGGAATCAGATCTACACTCCTCACGATCAAGAGTATCTATCCCGGTTTCGCCATGCGGATCCCGATGGCAGAAAGTGGGCGGACTATGACCTGTCCGCAAAAGGTCTGACCGGCGGCGGCTACGAATACGAGTACAAAGGCGTCACTTCGCTCTGGCGCTGCCCGCTCGCCACGATGAAGAAATTGGACAAAGCCCGCAAGCTGCACTTCACGCGCAATGGCGGCATCCGGCTCAAGCGTTATCTCGACGAGAACAAGGGAACGGTGCTGCAGTGTCTATGGGACGACATTCCGCCGATCAATTCTCAAGCCGCGGAACGGCTTGGCTATCCCACGCAAAAGCCGGAGGCGCTGCTTGAACGGATCATTCAAGTGAGCTCGAATGACAAGGACGTCGTCCTCGATCCGTTCTGCGGCTGCGGCACTGCCATCGCGGTCGCCCAGCGACATGGCCGCAAGTGGATCGGCATCGACGTCACGCATCTCGCCATCAAACTCATTAAGCAGCGGCTCAAGGATTCCTTCGGCGCGAAAGCCAAGTATGCCGTCGTCGGCGAACCGGTGGACCTGGCCAGCGCGCGCACGCTGGCTGCCGATGACAAATATGAGTTCCAGTGGTGGGCGCTGAGCCTGGTCGATGCGGCGCCCGAGCGCGACGAGCGTAAGAAGGGCGCGGATCGCGGCATTGACGGCGTGCGTACCTTTTTTGACGGCAAGTCGCGTAAGCCGCAGCACATCATGATTTCCGTCAAAGGCGGCGGTGTCTCGGTGAAGGACGTTCGCGATCTCGGACACGTGGTCGAACGCGAGAAGGCCGCAATGGGGGTTCTGATCACGCTTGAGAACCCGACGGCGGCAATGCTCAAAGAGGCGGTCACAGCGGGCTTCTACCACTCCGACTATCAGGACACGAAGCATCGCAGGTTGCAGGTGATGACGATTGAGGACCTGCTCGCCGGGACGGAGTTGGATTTGCCCGTGCTGGCTCGCATGCGCTCCGCCGATGCGACCTATGCAAAAGCTCCGAAGGCCAAACCGCCGGAAGAGGAAAACGGCTCGCTCGACTTGGAGTAG
- a CDS encoding NAD(P)H-binding protein, with the protein MRVAVVGATGNFGRPVAFRLLEAGHKVRVLTRSAGNARARCGDRVEYAELDLLSLDDAIAALSSCQAVHLNLNLDRISSADAAVWSGYRNIVAAARVNHVARISSIVGDPPLDPARDFLCDAALFGGSKLIADSGVPFTLFYPSWFMEGIRWFSEDGRALVPGHQRHRYHWLAATDYADRVVRALEMPDCANRQLWIHGPAALSIPEALSVWCSSHLPGVAVEELPIARLRNRNLNDVFYQRYLDLMAAMEVTGEIGDPTAANALFGPPRTTLREFIGSHVH; encoded by the coding sequence ATGCGTGTTGCGGTTGTCGGAGCCACGGGAAATTTCGGCCGGCCCGTGGCTTTTCGTTTACTGGAGGCCGGGCATAAAGTCCGTGTGCTCACGCGCAGCGCCGGGAACGCTCGCGCACGCTGCGGGGATCGCGTCGAGTATGCCGAACTTGATCTGCTGAGTTTGGATGACGCCATCGCGGCTCTGAGCAGTTGTCAAGCCGTTCACCTCAATCTGAATCTCGACCGGATCTCGTCGGCGGATGCCGCCGTCTGGTCCGGCTACCGGAATATTGTGGCCGCGGCGCGCGTGAATCACGTTGCCCGGATTTCCAGCATCGTTGGTGATCCGCCGCTGGATCCCGCGCGCGATTTCTTGTGCGATGCGGCGCTGTTCGGTGGCTCGAAGCTCATTGCCGACAGCGGCGTACCATTCACGCTCTTCTATCCGTCGTGGTTCATGGAGGGAATCCGCTGGTTCAGCGAGGACGGCCGGGCGCTTGTCCCCGGCCATCAGCGCCACAGGTACCACTGGCTCGCGGCTACGGACTATGCCGACCGCGTCGTCCGCGCACTGGAAATGCCCGACTGCGCGAACCGGCAGCTCTGGATCCACGGGCCCGCGGCGCTGTCGATTCCCGAAGCACTCTCCGTCTGGTGTTCGTCTCACTTGCCCGGCGTCGCGGTCGAGGAACTCCCCATCGCCCGGCTGCGCAACCGGAATCTGAACGACGTGTTCTATCAACGCTATCTGGACCTGATGGCCGCTATGGAAGTTACCGGCGAAATCGGCGATCCAACCGCCGCAAATGCGCTGTTTGGCCCGCCGCGAACAACACTGCGTGAGTTCATCGGCAGTCATGTCCACTGA